The following are encoded in a window of Amycolatopsis lexingtonensis genomic DNA:
- a CDS encoding LacI family DNA-binding transcriptional regulator, whose translation MSDVARLAGVSIKTVSRVVNDEPAVHPDTAERVMAAIEQLGFRRNLGARNLRRGSTTGTIGLIVEDVGNPFYSELNRAVERIATSFGRQVLTGSSEENSDRERELVLEFCARRVDGILVVPAGLQHGYLVPEMRAGTPVVFIDRPAGDIVADTVLVDNLGGTIEAVTHLAKHGHRRIAFLGDSPDIFTAAERLRGFREGCVRNGISYDESLVSMRTPTPEYIGDVVKRLLHGPDAATAVIAGNNRVAVHVLRALAHAEHRPAMVGFDDFELADLLDPPVTVIAHDVSALGHAAAELLFARVQGDQSPPRKVVLPVHLVARGSGEVAP comes from the coding sequence ATGAGCGACGTGGCCCGCCTGGCGGGCGTGAGCATCAAGACCGTTTCGCGCGTGGTCAACGACGAACCGGCGGTGCACCCGGACACCGCCGAGCGGGTCATGGCGGCCATCGAGCAGCTGGGGTTCCGGCGCAACCTGGGCGCGCGCAACCTGCGCCGCGGGTCGACGACCGGCACCATCGGGCTGATCGTCGAGGACGTCGGCAACCCCTTCTACTCCGAGCTGAACCGCGCGGTCGAGCGCATCGCGACGTCGTTCGGGCGCCAGGTGCTCACCGGCTCGTCCGAGGAGAACTCCGACCGCGAGCGCGAGCTCGTGCTGGAGTTCTGCGCGCGGCGGGTGGACGGCATCCTCGTCGTCCCCGCCGGCCTGCAGCACGGCTACCTGGTGCCGGAGATGCGCGCGGGCACGCCGGTGGTGTTCATCGACCGCCCGGCCGGCGACATCGTGGCCGACACGGTGCTGGTCGACAACCTCGGCGGCACCATCGAAGCCGTCACCCACCTGGCGAAGCACGGGCACCGGCGGATCGCCTTCCTCGGCGACAGCCCGGACATCTTCACCGCGGCCGAGCGCCTGCGCGGCTTCCGCGAAGGCTGCGTCCGCAACGGCATCTCCTACGACGAGTCGCTCGTCTCCATGCGCACGCCGACGCCGGAGTACATCGGCGACGTGGTGAAGCGCCTGCTGCACGGGCCGGACGCGGCCACCGCGGTGATCGCGGGCAACAACCGGGTCGCCGTGCACGTGCTGCGCGCGCTGGCCCACGCCGAGCACCGGCCGGCGATGGTCGGCTTCGACGACTTCGAGCTGGCGGACCTGCTCGACCCGCCGGTCACCGTGATCGCGCACGACGTGAGCGCGCTCGGCCACGCCGCGGCCGAGCTGCTCTTCGCCCGCGTCCAAGGAGACCAGTCCCCGCCCAGAAAGGTAGTCCTGCCCGTGCATCTCGTCGCCCGTGGTTCCGGTGAGGTCGCCCCGTGA
- a CDS encoding class I mannose-6-phosphate isomerase encodes MTLEPIRLPANQPPQFYRGGDAIAALRGASSGKKFGPEDWVASVSTMFGQDTNGLTRLPDGAWLRDAVLANPNGWLGAKHVEALGTSTGLLVKLLDAGQRLPVHFHPDDAFAKQHFDSHFGKTEAWIVVGSYGDDPRVYPGFKETLSKDTVSEWTREQDVPSMLGALNSVPVTAGDTVYIPAGLPHAIGEGVFVVELQQPTDFSLTIEWRDFLASPEKGHLGLGFDTAIEALDTSGWDAERLDTIIKRTAGDASATVDLLAAGSERFFRAEQLRTDKMTTLSTDPSFAVLVILDGEGTLRTEHGGEYALAKGDTYVVPFDAGQTELSGTVTAIRCRPPAPEERNG; translated from the coding sequence GTGACCCTCGAACCGATCCGCCTCCCGGCCAACCAGCCACCGCAGTTCTACCGCGGCGGCGACGCCATCGCCGCGCTGCGCGGGGCGTCGTCCGGCAAGAAGTTCGGCCCGGAGGACTGGGTCGCGTCGGTCAGCACCATGTTCGGCCAGGACACCAACGGCCTCACCCGGCTCCCGGACGGCGCCTGGCTGCGTGACGCCGTTCTCGCGAACCCGAACGGCTGGCTCGGCGCCAAGCACGTCGAGGCGCTCGGGACGTCGACCGGCCTGCTGGTCAAGCTGCTCGACGCGGGCCAGCGGCTGCCCGTGCACTTCCACCCGGACGACGCCTTCGCGAAGCAGCACTTCGATTCGCACTTCGGCAAGACCGAGGCGTGGATCGTGGTCGGCAGCTACGGCGACGACCCGCGCGTCTACCCCGGGTTCAAGGAGACGCTGTCGAAGGACACCGTGTCCGAGTGGACGCGCGAGCAGGACGTGCCGTCGATGCTGGGCGCGCTGAACAGCGTCCCGGTCACCGCGGGCGACACCGTCTACATCCCGGCCGGCCTGCCGCACGCGATCGGCGAGGGCGTGTTCGTCGTCGAACTGCAGCAGCCGACGGACTTCTCGCTGACCATCGAGTGGCGTGATTTCCTCGCCTCGCCCGAAAAGGGCCACCTCGGCCTGGGCTTCGACACCGCGATCGAGGCGCTGGACACCTCGGGCTGGGACGCCGAGCGCCTGGACACCATCATCAAGCGCACGGCCGGCGACGCTTCGGCCACGGTCGACCTGCTGGCCGCCGGTTCGGAGCGGTTCTTCCGAGCCGAGCAGCTGCGCACGGACAAGATGACAACGTTGTCAACGGATCCGTCGTTCGCGGTCCTCGTCATTCTCGACGGCGAAGGGACGCTGCGCACCGAGCACGGCGGCGAGTACGCGCTGGCGAAGGGCGACACCTACGTCGTCCCGTTCGACGCCGGCCAGACCGAGCTGTCCGGCACGGTGACGGCGATCCGCTGCCGCCCGCCGGCGCCGGAAGAGAGGAACGGATGA